The following coding sequences lie in one Lysobacter capsici genomic window:
- a CDS encoding RelA/SpoT family protein: protein MNVPAAQSRPDPTHVLAQPAAAALAAPLRKALLEAAQAPQAGANALDAPEVVAATLDALALLDADSDTVAAAILHAYPGWASAMGAGFERDYPVVAALLDGQRAAGQVWALHAEQGRHSGTEGLRRLLLAIVRDLRVVPILLARQLARMRHADHLPADTRRELAALTRDIHAPLANRLGIWQLKWELEDLAFRYLEPQTYQKIARLLDEKRGDRERYIEQVKRTLREAMSAQGVKAEVAGRPKHIYSIWKKMQRKDAPISELYDLRAVRVMVDDLGACYAALGVVHATWTPVPSEFDDYIARPKRNDYRSLHTAVIGPEGKTLEVQIRTHEMHRQAELGVAAHWKYKEAGSHSADAAFDRKIAWMRRLLDAKGDGGQGGDEALASELDTELVEDRVYVLTPKGEVIDLPTGATPLDFAYHVHTEVGHRCRGAKVDGRIVPLDHKLRSGDRVEILTAKTGEPRRDWLVLANGFLASNRSREKVRNWFHKLDRSRNETAGRELLDKELRRLGLLGADLAPARERFMLASDGDLYVQVALGDLGPHQIGRALLEHERAQSAPPPVASASGTTVLTPPAPRKLPGKSTDFTVEGVGNLLVQLARCCQPLPGEPIVGYLTRGRGVSVHRPGCQAFERLAAATPQRVLPVEWGRKGSGYEVDIEVLALDRKWLLKEVTNVIAQANAHVLSIRSDVERNGAQVRLRLRLRVADYGQLSTLLGKLSSLPAVEYAQRQ from the coding sequence GTGAACGTTCCCGCCGCTCAGTCCCGCCCCGATCCGACCCACGTCCTGGCCCAGCCCGCGGCGGCGGCCCTGGCCGCACCGCTGCGCAAGGCCTTGCTGGAGGCGGCGCAGGCGCCGCAGGCCGGGGCGAATGCGCTGGACGCGCCGGAGGTGGTCGCCGCGACCCTGGACGCGCTGGCCCTGCTCGACGCCGACAGCGACACCGTCGCCGCGGCGATCCTGCACGCCTATCCGGGCTGGGCGAGCGCGATGGGCGCGGGCTTCGAGCGCGATTACCCGGTGGTCGCGGCCTTGCTCGACGGCCAGCGCGCCGCCGGCCAGGTGTGGGCGCTGCACGCCGAACAGGGCCGGCATTCGGGCACCGAAGGGCTGCGCCGGCTGCTGCTGGCGATCGTGCGCGACCTGCGGGTGGTGCCGATCCTGCTCGCGCGCCAGCTCGCGCGCATGCGCCACGCCGATCACCTGCCGGCGGACACGCGCCGCGAACTCGCCGCGCTGACCCGCGACATCCACGCGCCGCTCGCCAACCGGCTCGGCATCTGGCAGCTCAAGTGGGAGCTCGAAGACCTCGCGTTCCGTTACCTGGAGCCGCAGACCTATCAGAAGATCGCGCGCCTGCTCGACGAAAAGCGCGGCGATCGCGAGCGCTACATCGAACAGGTCAAGCGCACCCTGCGCGAGGCGATGAGCGCGCAAGGGGTCAAGGCCGAGGTCGCCGGCCGCCCGAAGCACATCTACAGCATCTGGAAGAAGATGCAGCGCAAGGACGCGCCGATCAGCGAGCTGTACGACCTGCGCGCGGTGCGGGTGATGGTCGACGATCTGGGCGCGTGCTACGCCGCGCTCGGCGTGGTGCATGCGACCTGGACGCCGGTGCCGAGCGAGTTCGACGACTACATCGCCCGGCCCAAGCGCAACGACTACCGCTCGCTGCACACCGCGGTGATCGGGCCGGAAGGCAAGACCCTGGAAGTGCAGATCCGCACCCACGAGATGCACCGCCAGGCCGAACTGGGCGTGGCCGCACACTGGAAATACAAGGAAGCCGGCAGCCACAGCGCCGACGCCGCGTTCGATCGCAAGATCGCCTGGATGCGCCGATTGCTCGATGCCAAGGGCGACGGCGGTCAGGGCGGCGACGAGGCGCTGGCGAGCGAGCTCGATACCGAACTGGTCGAGGACCGGGTCTACGTGCTCACTCCCAAGGGCGAGGTGATCGATCTGCCGACCGGCGCCACGCCGCTGGATTTCGCCTACCACGTGCATACGGAGGTCGGTCATCGCTGCCGCGGCGCCAAGGTCGACGGACGCATCGTGCCGCTCGATCACAAGCTGCGCAGCGGCGACCGGGTCGAGATCCTGACCGCGAAAACCGGCGAGCCGCGGCGCGACTGGCTGGTGCTGGCGAACGGCTTTTTGGCCAGCAATCGTTCGCGTGAAAAGGTCCGCAACTGGTTCCACAAGCTCGATCGCTCGCGCAACGAAACCGCCGGCCGCGAACTGCTCGACAAGGAACTGCGCCGGCTCGGCCTGCTCGGCGCCGACCTCGCGCCGGCGCGTGAACGTTTCATGCTGGCCAGCGATGGCGATCTGTATGTGCAGGTCGCGCTCGGCGACCTCGGTCCGCACCAGATCGGCCGCGCGCTGCTCGAACACGAACGCGCGCAGTCGGCGCCGCCGCCGGTCGCGAGTGCGAGCGGCACCACCGTGCTCACGCCGCCGGCGCCGCGCAAGCTGCCGGGCAAGTCCACCGATTTCACCGTCGAAGGCGTCGGCAATCTGCTGGTGCAGCTGGCGCGCTGCTGCCAGCCGCTGCCGGGCGAACCCATCGTCGGGTATCTGACCCGCGGCCGCGGCGTCAGCGTGCATCGTCCCGGTTGCCAGGCGTTCGAACGGCTGGCCGCGGCCACGCCGCAGCGGGTGCTGCCGGTGGAGTGGGGCCGCAAGGGCAGCGGTTACGAAGTCGATATCGAAGTGCTGGCGCTGGACCGCAAGTGGCTGCTCAAGGAAGTCACCAACGTGATCGCCCAGGCCAACGCGCACGTGCTGAGCATCCGCAGCGATGTCGAACGCAACGGCGCGCAGGTGCGTTTGCGCCTGCGCCTGCGGGTGGCCGACTACGGCCAGTTGTCGACCTTGCTCGGCAAGCTGTCGTCGTTGCCGGCTGTGGAGTACGCGCAGCGGCAGTGA